The DNA segment CAAGATTGCGGCGAGCGGCCGCAGCGTGGTGTTCTTGAGTATGGAAAACGCTGCACCGCTGAGCAATGACCCAGCCCTGTTAGGGATGTTCCAGCGTTTAGGTCTCCGCATGTTGGGCCTTGTCCATACCAAGAATAATGATTTTGCCGACTCATCCACGGATAAACCAGAGTGGCACGGCTTGAGTCCTGCAGGGAAGAAGCTCATTACTGCGGCGAATTGTCAGGGGCTTGTGATCGATGTGTCCCATGCCTCGGATGATGTCTTTGATCAAGCGTTAGAATTGTCTGCGACTCCGATTATCGCATCGCATTCCGGCAGTAAAGCCATCTTTGATCACCCAAGGAATTTAGATGATGCACGGATAGTTAAGCTTGCCAATAAAGGCGGTGTGATTCAGATCAATAGTTTTAAGACTTATCTTGCGCCGGTTGAAAAAGATCCTGTGCGTGGTGCCGTGCAAGAGCAGATATACGCTAATTTCAATGTCTTTGGAACGTTAACCGCAGACAAAACGAAAACCTTAGCCGCGACATATGCTGAACTCAATCAAAAGATTCCTCCAGCAACCAAACCCGATTTTGAAGACTTTATGCAGCATTTATTGCATGTCCTAAAACTGGTCGGACCTCAACATGTGGGTATTGGTGCGGATTGGGATGGCGGTGGGGGCGTTCCCGGCCTTGAAGATGTGTCTAAACTGCCGAAGATCACTGCGCGTTTATTGGCTGCGGGGTATAGTGAAAAAGACCTTCGTCAGATCTGGGGTGAGAATGTCTTGCGTGTTTTACGTAATGCCGAACAGTATGCCGCGACATGCAAACCGTCTTAAAGCGTCTACACATGAAGTCCTAGGTTCATGGCGTGCTGATTTTAGCGCTGGACTGAATTATCCAAAAATCGCTAAAATATCGCCTCATTTTTTAGGCTGATCTTTGTGCGGGTGGGTGCGATGGATGATTTAATCGTTGATGGTGTGGCCTCAATTGAAGGGTCCGATTCTGACGTGTCGGCTTTATCGCGCGTGCCGTTTTTTAATCCCGATGCACCCACCACCACCGCATTTCTCAAGCTACAAAAAAAGCTCCGTAAGCAAGTTGGCGAAGCTATCAAAGATTTCAACATGATCGAAGAGGGCGATAAGGTTATGGTGTGCCTGTCAGGCGGTAAAGACAGCTATACCATGCTCGATATTCTATTGTTTCTACAAAGCATTGCACCAATTCGCTTTGAGATTGTTGCGGTCAACATGGATCAGAAGCAGCCTGACTTCCCTGAGCATATCCTGCCGGAGTATCTATCCAAGCGAAATATTCCGTATTACATCCTAGAAAAAGATACCTACAGCATCGTCAAACAACTCACACCAGAAGGAAAGACCTTTTGTGCAGTGTGCTCTCGTTTACGTCGTGGGTCGCTGTATGGTTTTGCGCAGCAAATCGGCGCGACCAAAGTGGCTTTGGGACATCATCGGGATGACATCGTTGCGACGTTTTTCCTTAATCTGTTTCATGGCGGAACGCTCAAAGCCATGCCACCCAAATTGAAATCGGACGATGGCAAAAATATTGTCATTCGTCCGCTTGCGTATGTCGCTGAAAAGGACATCAT comes from the Aquirhabdus parva genome and includes:
- a CDS encoding dipeptidase, which gives rise to MSLFTLSFNTRMFRRTDLFAMLIIAMSASLSYAESSDLPETQANPLFTHLAPSQEVSTPTELEKKAAKIHAGLLTLDTHLDTAMQLARPGWDVLSRHTYESDFSQIDLRRMQEGGLKGGFWAIYTPQGPRTLEGNALAAEHGLATAARIRDLTLRYPNQFGLALRADDAAKIAASGRSVVFLSMENAAPLSNDPALLGMFQRLGLRMLGLVHTKNNDFADSSTDKPEWHGLSPAGKKLITAANCQGLVIDVSHASDDVFDQALELSATPIIASHSGSKAIFDHPRNLDDARIVKLANKGGVIQINSFKTYLAPVEKDPVRGAVQEQIYANFNVFGTLTADKTKTLAATYAELNQKIPPATKPDFEDFMQHLLHVLKLVGPQHVGIGADWDGGGGVPGLEDVSKLPKITARLLAAGYSEKDLRQIWGENVLRVLRNAEQYAATCKPS
- the ttcA gene encoding tRNA 2-thiocytidine(32) synthetase TtcA translates to MDDLIVDGVASIEGSDSDVSALSRVPFFNPDAPTTTAFLKLQKKLRKQVGEAIKDFNMIEEGDKVMVCLSGGKDSYTMLDILLFLQSIAPIRFEIVAVNMDQKQPDFPEHILPEYLSKRNIPYYILEKDTYSIVKQLTPEGKTFCAVCSRLRRGSLYGFAQQIGATKVALGHHRDDIVATFFLNLFHGGTLKAMPPKLKSDDGKNIVIRPLAYVAEKDIIKYAAQSQFPIIPCNLCGSQTNLQRAVVNNMLRDWDLEHPKRLASIFTALQNVHPSQLADREMFDFESLRADVTEESCAIDDKRLDVVNLTLA